GCGGGGAAGCGCAGCGTGTCAAGCTGGCGTCCGAGCTGCACCGACGATCAACCGGCCGTTCGCTGTACATTTTGGACGAACCAACAACAGGCTTGCATGTCGATGACATTTCCCGCCTGCTGGTAGTCCTGCAGCGTCTCGTTGAAAACGGCGATACCGTGCTGGTGATTGAGCATAATCTCGACGTCATCAAGGCAGCCGATTATATTGTCGATCTAGGCCCAGAAGGCGGAGACCGTGGCGGTACAATCTTAGCTACGGGAACACCGGAAAAAATCGCCGAGGTTCCTGAATCCTATACCGGCAAGTATTTGAAGCCAATCCTCGAACGCGACAGACTGCGGATGAAAGAACAAATCGAGGAAAAAGAAAAAAGCACAAGCAATGCATAATAGTTTTTAACAGCCCTTCCGGTTTTGGAAGGGTTTTTCTTTTTGGGGAGGCCTATGGCAACCGAAATAGCGGAAATATGGAAAAAGAAGTCACCAATGAAGCCAATTGGCGCCCGAAATAGCGAAAAAACGGAAAAAGAGGTCACCAATGAAGCCGATTGGCGCCCGAAATAGCGAGAAAATGAAAAAAGAGGTCATTAATGAAGCTATGCCGCAATCTGCTCGGCCGCTATAACTTAGGAACCCCCCCATATCCCTCATTCACAAAACTTTCACCAGCCAGAACTGGATTTTAACAAGGGTTACATGACAATTTGTCGAACTAATTTCATAAAGATATGAAACTTCTCTGGTTCCTGAGCGTATTAATTTCTAAGGAGATGAAGAGGATGGATACGAAAAGAATACTGTCTGCTTTGTGCTATTTCAGTATTATGTTTGCCGGAATATTGTTTCCGCTTGTTGCCTATTTTGCTTCAGAGGATGAGGATGTAAAGATTCATGCAAAAAAGGCTCTGCTTTCGCATCTTATCCCGTTGATTCCGCTGCCGCTTATTTTAATTGCCGTTTTCATCGATATGAGCGGAGGAACGGGAGATTTCCCTGTACTCATGTTTAGCAGTGCAATACTAATGGTTATATTGAGTTTCATTGTACTAATCTGGAACCTGGTTAAAGGGATAAAAGTACTTAATATAAAATGAGGGGGATGAACCTTATGAAGGAAGAACGGAAACGGATACTCAAGCTAGTTGAGGAAGGGAAAATGACGGTTGATGAAGCTTTATTCCTGATCGAACAGCTCGAGCAGGGAAAGATGCAGCAACAGGAAAAATCAACGGATCTGTCAACGGATGTAAAGTTTGAAGAATCGAAAAAGGAAGAGTTCAAAAAAGAAGATTTCAATACGTATAAATTTAATTCTGTAAAAGATAAGGTGCTGGATTTTATGGATTCCGCATTCAAGAAAATAAGAGATTTTGATCTGGATCTTAATTTTGGCCAGTCAGTCGATATCACACATATTTTCCAGCAGGGCGACGCTTACTTAAACCAGGTGGATATTGATATGGCGAATGGTTCCGTAAAAGTGGTGCCGTGGGAGCAAAAGGATGTGCGGATTGAGTGCAGCGCTAAGGTGTACCGTGTCGAAAACCAGGATGAGGCACGCAGGAAGTTTTTAGAGGACGCCATTTTCACAATTGAAAACCAGAAACTCCGGTTTTCAGTCCAGCAGAAGTGGATGAAGGTCGATGCGGTCATCCATATTCCGAAAGAAGAATATGAAAATGTCCGGATTCGTTTGTTTAATGGCTCCATCGAAAGTGAAAACTTAGCAGTGAAGGATTACCGAGCAAAAACAGCGAACGGGAAAGTTTTGCTTGGAAATCTTGAGTGCGGCAAGCTGGAAACAGAAACAGCGAATGGCCAAATCAATATCAGTAGAAGCGCAATCAAAGACCTTGAGGCTGAAACAATCAATGGAGCAATCAAGGTTGATGGCTTTTTTGACAATGTCGATCTTCAGTCTTTCAATGGAAATGTGACTTGCACAGTGAATAATAATGATTGCGAAAGTGTGGAAGTGAAGGCGACTACTGGTAGCATTGAAGTCTTCCTGCCAGAAAAAACGCCAGCCAGCGGTGAACTGAAATCGAACCTTGGCGGCTTTACAATTGAACTCGACGGCATTCAGGTTGTTGAGGAGAAGAGTGACATGGTTCAAAAAAACCTCCGCTTCAAGCCGGCTGATGGAGGCCAAAAAGCTGTCAGGCTCCATGCGGATACAAAAACCGGCTCAATCGCTGTGAAGAAATTAATCCAATAGTATTGTGGAAAACAGGAAGGGTGTTTGAAATGAAATTAACCCGCTCAAGGAAAAATCGAATGCTGGCAGGGGTGCTCGGAGGCATGGCTGAATCCTTTGGAATGAGTGCTGCGCTGTTACGCATATTATTTGTAATCTTGACGTTCAGTACCGCATTCTTTCCAATGGCTGTGATATACCTGGTGCTTGTGTTTGTGCTGCCGAACAGGGAAGGGTATTAAAAGATGAGATGGATGTTAGGAATTGTCATTAACGCTGTTCTCTTCATGGCTCTCGCCGGTTACTTCGAGAATGAAATTTATCTATCTGGTTTTGGCGCCGCTCTTGGAGCCAGTTTCATTCTATCGATATTGAATGTTCTGGTTAAGCCGGTCTTGATTTTGCTGACGCTTCCAGTGACGGTGCTTAGCTTGGGATTATTCTTGTTTGTCATCAATGCGATCACTTTGATGCTGACAGATAGTTTGATGGGAAGCTCATTCGAGATATCCAGTTTTGGAATGGCGCTGCTTACGGCGATCATTATGTCAGTCGCAAACCTGATTATCCAGAACACGTTATTGCGTAAATCAAAAGAATAGAGAAAAGGCCGGCACATAAGTGTCGGCCTTTATCTATTCTTTGTCTATATAGACATCAAAGCCAGCTTTCCTTAAGCGCTCAGCAAGCTCTTGGGCGTTTTCTTCATCTTCGAAC
This DNA window, taken from Mesobacillus boroniphilus, encodes the following:
- a CDS encoding PspC domain-containing protein, with protein sequence MKLTRSRKNRMLAGVLGGMAESFGMSAALLRILFVILTFSTAFFPMAVIYLVLVFVLPNREGY
- a CDS encoding phage holin family protein, with the protein product MRWMLGIVINAVLFMALAGYFENEIYLSGFGAALGASFILSILNVLVKPVLILLTLPVTVLSLGLFLFVINAITLMLTDSLMGSSFEISSFGMALLTAIIMSVANLIIQNTLLRKSKE
- a CDS encoding DUF4870 domain-containing protein, coding for MDTKRILSALCYFSIMFAGILFPLVAYFASEDEDVKIHAKKALLSHLIPLIPLPLILIAVFIDMSGGTGDFPVLMFSSAILMVILSFIVLIWNLVKGIKVLNIK
- a CDS encoding DUF4097 family beta strand repeat-containing protein — translated: MKEERKRILKLVEEGKMTVDEALFLIEQLEQGKMQQQEKSTDLSTDVKFEESKKEEFKKEDFNTYKFNSVKDKVLDFMDSAFKKIRDFDLDLNFGQSVDITHIFQQGDAYLNQVDIDMANGSVKVVPWEQKDVRIECSAKVYRVENQDEARRKFLEDAIFTIENQKLRFSVQQKWMKVDAVIHIPKEEYENVRIRLFNGSIESENLAVKDYRAKTANGKVLLGNLECGKLETETANGQINISRSAIKDLEAETINGAIKVDGFFDNVDLQSFNGNVTCTVNNNDCESVEVKATTGSIEVFLPEKTPASGELKSNLGGFTIELDGIQVVEEKSDMVQKNLRFKPADGGQKAVRLHADTKTGSIAVKKLIQ